A stretch of Sulfurimonas autotrophica DSM 16294 DNA encodes these proteins:
- the hemC gene encoding hydroxymethylbilane synthase, with translation MKKLTIATRVSDLALWQAYHIKERVEVNYPEIEVVLNKIVSNGDKVLDKPLALIGGKGHFTKELEDEMLAGNAELAVHSLKDVPTYIPDGLELVAVTQRQDQSDVFLSHTYATLDDLPKGAVVGTTSLRRRMQLLQKRPDLKVKDLRGNVNTRLRKLKEGQYDAIILAWIGLNRLDLLKDIPYTQKLSLDMMIPPMGQAALGIEIISDNEKVREIAKSLNDEDTFTCTQIERDFISKIGAGCSAPVACNAVIDGDNVVFRTMIGFPDGTNIMQKKVVKSKNESENLGKELAQKMINNGALKLLKNAEKIAFKDEMPQRL, from the coding sequence ATGAAAAAATTAACAATAGCAACACGTGTTTCAGACTTGGCACTCTGGCAGGCATATCATATCAAAGAAAGGGTTGAAGTAAATTACCCTGAAATAGAAGTTGTACTTAATAAAATAGTGAGTAACGGTGATAAAGTTTTAGATAAACCTTTGGCTTTAATAGGCGGAAAAGGACATTTTACAAAAGAACTTGAAGATGAGATGCTTGCAGGGAATGCCGAACTTGCGGTACACAGTTTAAAGGATGTTCCGACATATATACCAGATGGTTTGGAACTTGTTGCTGTAACGCAAAGACAAGACCAAAGCGATGTTTTTTTATCGCACACCTATGCAACACTTGATGATTTGCCAAAAGGTGCAGTAGTGGGAACAACAAGTCTCAGACGCAGAATGCAGCTTTTGCAAAAACGTCCTGATTTAAAAGTAAAAGATTTACGAGGAAATGTAAATACACGATTAAGAAAGCTCAAAGAGGGTCAGTACGATGCTATTATTTTGGCATGGATAGGACTGAACAGACTTGACCTGCTTAAAGACATTCCTTATACGCAAAAACTCTCACTTGATATGATGATACCGCCTATGGGACAGGCTGCTCTTGGGATAGAAATTATAAGCGACAATGAAAAGGTGAGAGAAATTGCAAAAAGTCTTAATGATGAAGATACCTTTACATGTACACAGATTGAGAGAGATTTTATATCTAAAATCGGAGCGGGATGTTCTGCGCCGGTTGCTTGTAATGCTGTTATTGACGGTGATAATGTTGTTTTTAGAACGATGATAGGTTTTCCTGACGGAACAAATATTATGCAGAAAAAAGTTGTAAAATCAAAAAATGAGAGTGAAAATTTAGGCAAAGAACTTGCTCAGAAAATGATAAATAACGGGGCTTTAAAACTCTTAAAAAATGCAGAAAAAATTGCATTTAAAGATGAAATGCCACAAAGATTATAA
- a CDS encoding menaquinone biosynthesis decarboxylase has translation MHKTIKLLKKNDELTVIDTELDIYLEIPHLAYAEVKKEDGGKALLFTNVVDKKSGKKFEEPVLMNVFGSYKRCELLFGRTIESVADEITKLLHMKPPAGLKEKISMASELFSLKNIFPKRLKGEGECQQIKYLEDEIDLYKMPVLTTWEQDGGPFITMGQVYTQSLDGAMVNLGMYRLQVYDKNHLGMHWQIHKDSSHFFDQYQKAGKKMPVSIAIGGNPLYTWCATAPLPYGVNELLMYGLITKKPAQLVKSLTTPLYIPKDVDYVIEGWVDPDDLKVEGPFGDHTGYYTLEEPYPVMEVSAITMQRKRTFLATVVGKPPLEDKYMGWATGKIFFPLLKTTAPDLLDYHMPENAGFHNLILAKMQPLYKGHAKQFMHAFWGAGQMSFVKHAVFVDEKAPKLENYEAFATYVLNRFTPKSMFITEGILDALDHSSPETLVGGKLGIDATAANSVEGPQLLGDAQLLSRVKELIPDVVDLHQFMRRTNNPITVISVNKTRNVKEYFDDLLVLSTHMRIVVFVDAQKNDIYNSYMLIWRVTNNMDALRDVYKSGLMVGLDGTNKNSLDNFTREWPDDVECTQSIVKSLKEKGLWGLDEKFYNKFQL, from the coding sequence ATGCATAAAACTATAAAACTTTTAAAAAAAAATGATGAACTCACAGTAATTGACACTGAACTCGATATTTATCTTGAAATTCCACATTTGGCATATGCTGAAGTAAAAAAAGAAGATGGCGGCAAAGCATTGCTTTTTACCAATGTTGTTGATAAAAAAAGCGGTAAAAAGTTTGAAGAACCGGTGCTGATGAATGTATTCGGCTCTTATAAGCGCTGTGAACTTCTCTTTGGACGAACAATTGAGTCAGTCGCTGATGAAATAACCAAACTGCTTCATATGAAGCCGCCTGCAGGTTTGAAAGAGAAAATATCTATGGCAAGTGAACTTTTTTCACTCAAAAATATTTTTCCAAAACGTCTTAAAGGCGAGGGTGAATGCCAGCAGATAAAATATCTTGAAGATGAAATTGACCTCTACAAGATGCCTGTTTTAACAACGTGGGAACAAGACGGCGGACCTTTTATCACTATGGGGCAGGTGTATACACAGAGTCTTGACGGTGCGATGGTAAATCTTGGTATGTACAGACTGCAGGTCTATGATAAAAATCATTTGGGTATGCACTGGCAGATACATAAGGACTCTTCACACTTTTTTGACCAGTATCAAAAAGCAGGAAAGAAAATGCCTGTAAGTATTGCCATCGGCGGTAATCCGCTCTATACCTGGTGTGCAACGGCTCCGCTGCCTTATGGTGTCAATGAACTTTTAATGTACGGACTCATTACAAAAAAACCTGCACAGCTTGTAAAATCTTTAACAACACCTTTATATATTCCAAAAGATGTTGATTATGTCATAGAAGGCTGGGTTGATCCTGATGACTTAAAAGTCGAAGGTCCTTTTGGTGACCATACCGGCTACTATACCTTAGAAGAACCATATCCTGTAATGGAAGTCTCTGCTATAACAATGCAAAGAAAACGAACATTTTTGGCAACGGTTGTCGGTAAACCGCCGTTGGAAGACAAATATATGGGCTGGGCGACCGGAAAAATATTTTTTCCGCTTTTAAAGACAACTGCGCCGGATCTGCTAGATTATCATATGCCAGAAAATGCAGGCTTTCATAATTTAATTTTGGCAAAAATGCAGCCTTTGTATAAGGGACATGCCAAACAGTTTATGCATGCATTTTGGGGTGCAGGACAAATGAGTTTTGTAAAACATGCTGTTTTTGTTGATGAAAAAGCTCCGAAACTGGAAAATTATGAAGCTTTTGCTACATATGTGTTAAATAGATTTACACCAAAATCTATGTTTATCACAGAGGGTATTTTAGATGCGCTTGATCACTCATCTCCCGAAACACTTGTAGGCGGGAAGCTCGGTATAGACGCAACAGCAGCAAACAGTGTTGAAGGTCCTCAGCTTTTAGGCGATGCACAACTCCTCAGCAGAGTAAAAGAATTAATTCCTGATGTTGTTGATTTGCATCAGTTTATGCGACGAACAAATAATCCTATAACTGTCATCAGTGTGAATAAAACTAGAAATGTAAAAGAATATTTTGATGATTTATTAGTGCTGAGTACACATATGAGAATCGTTGTTTTTGTCGATGCCCAGAAAAACGATATATATAACTCTTATATGTTGATTTGGCGTGTAACAAATAATATGGATGCACTTCGTGATGTATATAAATCAGGCTTAATGGTAGGTTTAGACGGTACAAATAAAAACTCTTTGGATAACTTTACAAGGGAATGGCCTGATGATGTCGAGTGCACGCAAAGCATTGTTAAGAGTCTGAAAGAAAAAGGACTTTGGGGATTAGACGAAAAATTTTATAATAAGTTTCAATTATAA
- a CDS encoding histidine triad nucleotide-binding protein: MCLFCKIVNKEIPANVVLENENFLAFHDINPKAPVHILAIPKLHVDSFNEVTGETMAGMTEFIQGLVKEIKIDASGYRVICNVGEDGGQEVKHLHCHILGGAKLKWEHFSDADPKDFL; the protein is encoded by the coding sequence ATGTGTCTGTTTTGTAAAATTGTAAATAAAGAAATACCCGCAAATGTCGTTTTGGAAAATGAGAATTTTTTAGCTTTTCACGACATCAATCCAAAGGCCCCTGTACATATTTTAGCTATTCCGAAGTTACATGTAGACAGCTTTAATGAAGTCACGGGTGAAACGATGGCAGGAATGACAGAGTTTATTCAAGGATTAGTAAAAGAAATTAAAATTGATGCAAGCGGATACAGAGTTATTTGTAATGTAGGAGAAGACGGAGGACAAGAGGTAAAACATTTACATTGTCATATTTTAGGAGGAGCAAAACTCAAATGGGAACATTTTAGTGATGCAGACCCAAAGGACTTTTTATAG
- a CDS encoding FxsA family protein has protein sequence MIYFLVYLFLEVLISVQISSAIGGLATFFEILFTAFIGLSILVNFRKNLIENMTAVSYNCIDLEQFQKLNLFTLIGAILLIIPGFLTDILGVLMQFSVFTSMIVNRYNVKSGKCNSSFEEQNNIKKDSDVIDVEIIEHDTTLK, from the coding sequence ATGATTTATTTTTTGGTATATCTTTTTTTAGAAGTCCTTATATCGGTACAAATCTCCTCTGCCATAGGTGGACTTGCTACATTTTTTGAAATACTTTTTACTGCATTTATAGGGTTGTCAATATTGGTGAATTTCAGGAAAAATTTGATTGAAAATATGACGGCTGTTTCATATAACTGCATTGATTTGGAACAGTTTCAAAAATTGAACCTTTTTACTCTTATCGGGGCTATTTTACTTATTATTCCCGGATTTTTAACGGATATATTGGGTGTTTTAATGCAGTTTAGTGTTTTTACGAGTATGATTGTTAACCGTTATAATGTAAAATCAGGAAAATGTAACAGTTCTTTTGAAGAACAAAATAATATTAAAAAGGATTCAGATGTCATTGATGTTGAAATTATTGAGCATGACACTACTCTTAAGTAG
- a CDS encoding OsmC family protein: MKVSVSHQEGMKFEAKTAKSSFIIDCPVISPVEYFLSGVIACSATDLILIPKNQGKTVTNLVVDGDAERAEDHPRKITKLHLTYSFNSDADDVTAARWVMASLETYCSTINTIRDTTEISYSITHNGNLIRENEKMISGGGSKIDMGEIESCPS; encoded by the coding sequence ATGAAAGTAAGTGTATCCCATCAAGAAGGCATGAAGTTTGAGGCTAAAACCGCAAAAAGTAGTTTTATTATAGACTGTCCTGTTATCTCACCTGTTGAGTATTTTTTATCAGGCGTTATTGCCTGCAGTGCAACTGACTTGATTTTAATACCGAAAAATCAAGGAAAAACTGTTACAAATTTGGTTGTAGACGGTGATGCCGAGCGTGCCGAAGATCATCCTAGAAAAATCACTAAATTACATTTAACATACAGTTTTAATTCTGATGCTGATGATGTAACAGCTGCTAGATGGGTTATGGCATCGCTTGAGACATATTGCTCAACTATCAATACCATAAGAGATACTACGGAAATCTCTTACTCTATCACACATAACGGCAACTTAATTCGTGAAAATGAAAAAATGATTAGCGGTGGTGGAAGTAAAATAGATATGGGTGAAATAGAGTCCTGTCCTAGCTAG
- the argH gene encoding argininosuccinate lyase — protein MEKMWSGRFSASASNLLDQFNASIMYDRKLYREDIEGSLAHAQMLAKQGILTQDEFKQIQDGLAQVKKEIESGEFEWKISDEDLHMGIEKRLTQIIGDTGKKLHTARSRNDQVAVDFRRYVLRKNLEIAELLKLLMQEIVIVADKHTDTLLPGMTHLQHAQPINFGFHLGAYLSMFKRDIERFESSYKRNNISPLGCAALAGTPHNIDREYSAGFLGFDSVSVNCLDTVSDRDFALEILFNISTMMMHISRLSEELVLWSSYEFGFVELSDEYSTGSSIMPQKKNPDVPELLRGKTGRVYGALIGLLTVMKGLPLAYNKDTQEDKEGVFDSVETAEISLEILKEAIKTMQVKPQNMNLACKVGHLSATDLADYLVEKCNIPFREAHFITGKAVAKSEELGIDLSEIELKYLKEIDERISEDVLDCLVLENSMNARQSQGGTATQRTKEQLDYFKKYLEEK, from the coding sequence ATGGAAAAAATGTGGTCAGGCCGTTTTTCAGCATCTGCTTCAAATCTATTAGATCAATTTAATGCCTCAATTATGTATGACAGAAAGTTATATCGTGAAGATATTGAAGGTTCATTGGCACATGCGCAAATGCTTGCAAAACAGGGCATATTAACGCAAGATGAGTTTAAGCAGATTCAAGATGGTCTTGCTCAGGTGAAAAAAGAGATAGAATCCGGTGAGTTTGAATGGAAAATTTCTGATGAAGATTTGCACATGGGCATTGAAAAACGTTTAACGCAAATTATAGGCGACACCGGTAAAAAACTCCATACGGCAAGAAGCAGAAATGATCAGGTAGCTGTTGATTTTCGTCGTTATGTACTGCGAAAAAATCTTGAAATTGCAGAACTTCTTAAACTTTTAATGCAAGAGATTGTTATTGTCGCAGATAAGCATACAGATACGCTTTTGCCGGGTATGACACACTTGCAGCATGCACAACCAATTAACTTTGGTTTTCATCTTGGAGCATACCTCTCAATGTTTAAGCGTGACATTGAGAGATTTGAAAGCTCGTACAAAAGAAATAATATATCACCGCTTGGCTGTGCGGCTCTTGCAGGAACACCGCATAATATTGATAGAGAATATAGTGCAGGGTTTCTTGGATTTGACAGTGTAAGTGTAAATTGTTTAGATACGGTAAGTGACAGAGATTTTGCACTTGAAATTTTATTTAATATTTCAACAATGATGATGCATATTTCCCGTTTAAGTGAAGAACTGGTACTTTGGTCATCATATGAATTTGGATTTGTAGAGCTGAGTGATGAGTATTCAACAGGAAGCTCGATTATGCCGCAAAAGAAAAACCCTGATGTTCCTGAATTGCTTCGTGGAAAAACTGGGCGTGTTTACGGTGCACTTATTGGTCTTTTAACCGTTATGAAAGGTCTGCCGCTTGCATATAACAAAGATACTCAAGAAGACAAAGAGGGTGTATTTGATTCAGTTGAGACTGCTGAAATTTCTTTGGAGATTTTAAAAGAAGCTATAAAAACGATGCAGGTTAAACCACAAAATATGAATTTGGCTTGTAAAGTCGGACACCTCTCCGCAACGGACCTGGCTGATTATCTGGTTGAAAAATGCAATATTCCATTTCGTGAAGCACATTTCATTACAGGAAAAGCGGTTGCAAAAAGTGAAGAGTTAGGCATTGATTTAAGTGAAATTGAATTGAAATATTTGAAAGAAATTGATGAGAGAATTTCTGAAGATGTACTTGATTGTCTTGTATTGGAAAATTCAATGAATGCACGACAATCCCAAGGCGGTACGGCAACACAAAGAACAAAAGAGCAGTTAGATTATTTTAAAAAATATTTAGAGGAGAAATAA
- the hemA gene encoding glutamyl-tRNA reductase, translating into MHYLTVSLSHKNSDITIREKFTYTDEEKEACLQRLLRSPNVSEAMMLATCNRMELYVCCSDIEEATKHIIKLLTFKAGLSEEFLYETAEIVDDSSAIHHLFAVASSIDSMVVGETQIAGQLKDAFKFSYDRGYSAKKMSRALSHAFKCAAKVRNLTDISSKPVSVASVAIKQIKEKIQNLEEKKALVIGVGEMSEICAKHLISDGVKTYITNRTKQKAETLAKECRAEVYEFGNLDQAVNEFDIIFTATSAAYPIITNDLIEDVEFERFWFDLAIPRDIDLDGREDIYLFVVDDIKTIVDANKSEREQYVRQAHGIVGRGVVEFFEWLDALNVEPIIKEIYKKADISVKEETQRAIKKGFIPKEYEQEAQKMAHQAIKRFLHDMTKKMRKASHEAKSDTVTGAMQYILNDEHDNIPDQYKHHLKKD; encoded by the coding sequence ATGCATTATTTAACCGTTAGCCTTTCACATAAAAACAGTGATATTACAATCAGAGAAAAATTCACTTATACAGATGAAGAAAAAGAGGCATGTCTGCAAAGACTTTTGCGCTCGCCTAATGTAAGTGAAGCCATGATGCTCGCTACATGTAACAGAATGGAATTGTATGTCTGCTGCAGCGATATTGAAGAAGCGACAAAGCATATTATTAAGCTTTTGACATTTAAAGCCGGCTTGAGTGAAGAATTCTTATATGAAACGGCTGAAATAGTGGATGACAGTAGTGCTATTCATCATCTTTTTGCGGTTGCGAGCTCTATAGACTCTATGGTAGTCGGTGAGACACAAATTGCAGGACAGCTAAAAGATGCTTTTAAATTTTCATATGACAGAGGTTACTCGGCAAAAAAAATGTCCAGAGCACTCTCTCATGCATTTAAATGTGCTGCAAAAGTAAGAAATCTTACAGATATCTCTTCAAAACCGGTTTCTGTGGCCTCTGTGGCGATTAAACAGATTAAAGAAAAGATACAAAATTTAGAAGAGAAAAAAGCACTTGTTATCGGTGTGGGTGAAATGAGTGAGATATGTGCAAAACATCTCATCTCTGACGGTGTAAAAACATACATTACAAACAGAACAAAACAAAAGGCTGAGACCTTGGCAAAAGAGTGTCGTGCCGAAGTGTATGAGTTTGGAAATTTAGATCAAGCGGTCAATGAGTTTGATATTATATTTACCGCTACGAGTGCAGCATATCCGATTATTACAAATGATTTAATAGAAGATGTGGAGTTTGAGAGATTTTGGTTTGATTTGGCTATTCCAAGAGATATTGATTTAGACGGCAGAGAAGATATTTATCTTTTTGTTGTGGATGATATAAAAACTATAGTCGATGCAAACAAATCAGAACGTGAACAGTATGTACGACAGGCGCATGGAATAGTCGGACGAGGTGTCGTAGAATTTTTTGAATGGCTGGATGCACTTAATGTGGAACCGATTATAAAAGAGATCTATAAAAAAGCAGATATCTCCGTTAAAGAAGAGACGCAAAGGGCCATAAAAAAAGGCTTTATTCCAAAAGAGTATGAACAAGAAGCGCAAAAAATGGCACATCAGGCAATAAAAAGATTTTTGCATGATATGACGAAAAAAATGCGTAAGGCTTCGCATGAAGCCAAAAGTGACACAGTAACGGGAGCTATGCAGTATATTCTCAATGATGAACATGACAACATTCCCGACCAATACAAACACCATTTGAAAAAGGATTAA
- a CDS encoding proline--tRNA ligase produces MRRSKAFIPTTKEAPSDATLPSHIFLSRAGFITQVAAGLYNYLPLAKRVIKKIENIINEEMTKIGAQEVELSFVTPAELWQESGRIEKFGKELLRFHDRKNNLFVLGPTHEEMMVDVVRNRVTSYKNLPLNLYQIKTKFRDEARPRFGLMRGREFIMKDGYSFHATTEDLDREFDTVEEAYKKILTRLGLDFRIVEADSGAIGGSGSKELMVLADSGEDTIAVCSKCEYGANIEAASRSKRSHIPEAPEVTFNKFKTPDVKTIDELAEFFKIDPYYTIKCIAKRVIYEDESEIVLFFVRGCDNLQEVKAVNATEALDIVDVTEEELKEIGLVPGFIGPLDQDKAKHVIDSDLKDAKDMICGANEAGYHYIGVDLSVLSDVAYFEDIAEVNEGDICPHCEEGTLSFTKGIEVGHIFKLGTTYSEALKAEFLDENGKAQPFIMGTYGMGVSRMVAAVIEQHHDDNGCIWTKATAPYMVNIMISNIKDEAQVQAGEKLYKQLQDADVEVMLDDRKERFGFKMKDAELIGFPYTIVIGKELVNGHMQIFERVTKEKTDIKSEEIFNKIMELV; encoded by the coding sequence TTGAGAAGAAGTAAAGCTTTCATACCGACAACAAAAGAAGCACCTTCCGATGCTACACTTCCAAGTCATATATTTTTATCACGCGCAGGATTTATAACACAGGTTGCCGCCGGTTTATATAATTATCTGCCTCTTGCAAAAAGAGTTATTAAAAAAATAGAAAACATCATCAATGAAGAGATGACAAAAATCGGCGCGCAGGAAGTCGAACTCTCTTTTGTAACACCGGCTGAATTATGGCAGGAAAGCGGAAGAATAGAAAAGTTCGGCAAAGAGCTGCTTCGTTTTCACGACAGAAAAAACAACTTATTTGTACTTGGTCCTACGCATGAAGAGATGATGGTTGATGTAGTCCGAAACCGTGTGACTTCATATAAAAACCTGCCATTGAATCTTTATCAGATTAAGACAAAATTTCGTGATGAAGCCCGTCCTCGTTTTGGATTGATGCGTGGTCGTGAATTTATTATGAAAGACGGCTACTCTTTTCATGCGACGACAGAAGATTTAGACAGAGAATTTGACACGGTTGAAGAAGCGTATAAAAAAATATTGACGCGCTTGGGTCTTGATTTTAGAATTGTAGAGGCTGACAGCGGTGCTATCGGCGGCAGCGGTTCTAAAGAACTGATGGTATTGGCAGACAGTGGTGAAGATACAATTGCCGTCTGCTCAAAGTGCGAATACGGTGCAAATATAGAAGCGGCTTCAAGAAGCAAACGTTCACATATTCCTGAGGCTCCTGAAGTAACATTCAATAAATTTAAAACACCTGATGTAAAAACCATAGATGAACTTGCAGAATTCTTTAAAATAGACCCTTACTACACTATTAAATGTATTGCAAAAAGAGTTATTTATGAAGATGAAAGTGAAATCGTTCTTTTCTTTGTACGCGGGTGCGATAATCTTCAAGAAGTAAAAGCTGTGAATGCGACAGAAGCGCTTGACATAGTAGATGTTACAGAAGAAGAGCTTAAAGAAATCGGACTTGTGCCAGGTTTTATAGGACCGCTTGATCAAGACAAGGCAAAGCATGTGATAGACAGTGATTTAAAAGATGCCAAAGATATGATTTGCGGGGCGAATGAGGCAGGTTATCATTATATAGGCGTTGATTTATCAGTCCTGAGTGATGTAGCCTATTTTGAAGATATAGCAGAGGTAAATGAGGGTGATATTTGTCCTCATTGTGAGGAAGGTACGCTTTCATTTACAAAAGGCATTGAAGTCGGGCATATTTTTAAGCTTGGAACGACTTATTCTGAGGCATTAAAAGCTGAATTTTTAGATGAAAACGGCAAAGCACAGCCTTTTATTATGGGAACATATGGCATGGGTGTTTCAAGAATGGTTGCGGCTGTGATTGAACAGCACCATGACGACAACGGCTGTATTTGGACAAAAGCAACTGCGCCGTATATGGTAAATATTATGATAAGCAACATCAAAGATGAAGCACAGGTTCAAGCAGGAGAAAAACTTTATAAACAACTCCAGGATGCAGATGTGGAAGTGATGCTTGATGACAGAAAAGAGCGTTTCGGTTTTAAAATGAAAGATGCGGAGCTTATCGGGTTTCCATATACGATTGTCATTGGAAAAGAACTTGTAAACGGTCATATGCAGATTTTCGAGCGAGTAACAAAAGAAAAAACAGATATAAAAAGTGAAGAAATTTTTAATAAAATTATGGAATTAGTTTAG
- the pheS gene encoding phenylalanine--tRNA ligase subunit alpha — METLLKEWYDKINDAKDVESLEEIRIAVFGKKGVLAAEFAKMKDAPNEQKAQIAKDLNKHKSALMNEFSAKKIALQTQELQRAMKEEAIDVSMFSTKSSAGALHPVMETMDRIVEYFSSMNFAVKTGQIVEDDFHNFEALNLPKYHPARDMQDTFYFKDEMLLRTHTSPVQIRTMLESKPPIRMIAPGAVFRRDYDLTHTPMFHQIEGLLVDEEGKVSFANLKFILEDFLKYMFSDVDVRFRPSFFPFTEPSAEVDISCVFCKGEGCRVCSHTGWLEVLGCGIVDSNVFEAVNYKNVSGYAFGLGVERFAMLIHQIGDLRSLFEGDIKLLEQFQ, encoded by the coding sequence ATGGAGACTCTATTGAAAGAGTGGTATGATAAAATAAACGATGCAAAAGATGTTGAAAGTTTAGAAGAAATTCGCATTGCAGTATTTGGTAAAAAAGGTGTTCTTGCTGCCGAATTTGCTAAGATGAAAGATGCTCCTAATGAGCAGAAAGCTCAAATAGCAAAAGATTTAAATAAGCATAAAAGTGCGCTTATGAATGAATTTAGTGCAAAAAAGATTGCACTTCAGACGCAAGAATTACAGCGTGCTATGAAAGAAGAGGCTATAGATGTTTCTATGTTTAGTACAAAATCTTCAGCAGGTGCCCTGCATCCTGTTATGGAGACAATGGATAGAATTGTAGAATATTTTTCATCTATGAATTTTGCTGTAAAGACCGGTCAGATTGTAGAAGATGATTTTCATAACTTTGAAGCACTTAATCTGCCTAAGTACCATCCGGCACGTGATATGCAGGACACTTTTTATTTTAAAGATGAGATGCTTTTACGTACACACACGTCGCCTGTGCAAATCAGAACTATGCTCGAATCAAAACCACCTATCCGTATGATAGCACCGGGAGCAGTCTTCCGCCGTGATTATGATTTAACGCATACTCCGATGTTTCATCAGATTGAGGGTTTGCTTGTTGATGAAGAAGGCAAGGTCTCTTTTGCCAATCTCAAATTTATTTTAGAAGATTTTCTAAAGTATATGTTCAGTGATGTGGATGTACGTTTTCGCCCGTCATTTTTCCCGTTTACGGAACCTTCTGCAGAGGTAGATATCTCTTGTGTTTTTTGTAAAGGTGAAGGGTGCCGTGTATGTTCTCATACAGGCTGGCTTGAAGTACTTGGCTGCGGTATTGTCGATTCAAATGTTTTTGAAGCGGTCAATTACAAAAATGTCAGCGGGTATGCTTTTGGTTTAGGTGTTGAGCGTTTTGCGATGCTGATTCATCAAATAGGTGACCTTCGCTCACTTTTCGAGGGAGATATTAAGTTACTGGAGCAGTTTCAATGA
- a CDS encoding DsbA family protein — MSLMLKLLSMTLLLSSFVYASTASEKIEDFLEDKFSENPKLKSADVQVEEVRALKQLPKWNAYIIDVQAVLKNKPKQLIKQKMIWFSNGEMITKDLTDINTGESLVERVKPKVKPEHYAKNHLIYGSTDARHKVVIFSDPLCPFCKGFVPGAIKNMKKEPQKFAIYYYHFPLARIHPASVTLVKAAVAAEHKGTKDVILKLYNVKINPREKNAQKILDAFNKAEGTHITLKDINTPAVIKQLNHDKLVANDLMVGGTPTVYLDGSVDNTKKKYLKVK, encoded by the coding sequence ATGTCATTGATGTTGAAATTATTGAGCATGACACTACTCTTAAGTAGTTTTGTTTATGCCAGCACAGCAAGTGAAAAAATCGAAGATTTTTTAGAAGATAAATTTAGTGAAAATCCTAAATTAAAATCAGCTGATGTACAGGTAGAAGAAGTTAGAGCTTTGAAGCAGCTGCCTAAATGGAATGCCTATATTATAGATGTTCAAGCTGTGTTGAAAAACAAACCCAAACAGCTTATAAAGCAAAAAATGATTTGGTTCTCAAACGGTGAGATGATTACAAAAGATTTGACAGATATCAATACAGGCGAGAGTCTGGTTGAACGTGTCAAACCGAAAGTTAAGCCTGAACATTATGCCAAAAACCATCTCATTTACGGCAGTACAGATGCAAGACATAAAGTAGTGATATTTTCAGACCCGCTATGTCCTTTTTGTAAAGGTTTTGTGCCTGGTGCCATTAAAAATATGAAAAAAGAGCCTCAAAAATTTGCAATTTATTATTATCATTTTCCACTGGCACGTATTCATCCTGCTTCTGTAACTTTGGTTAAAGCTGCGGTTGCTGCTGAACACAAAGGTACAAAGGATGTAATATTAAAACTTTATAATGTGAAAATTAACCCAAGAGAAAAAAACGCACAAAAAATACTTGATGCGTTTAATAAAGCTGAAGGGACACACATTACACTTAAAGATATCAACACTCCTGCAGTAATAAAGCAGTTAAACCATGACAAATTGGTGGCTAATGACCTTATGGTCGGAGGAACTCCGACAGTTTACTTAGATGGATCAGTAGACAACACCAAGAAAAAATACTTGAAAGTGAAGTAA